CTAGCTGGTTGGTTCGTCACTGAAACCGGACGTCAGCCGTGGACAGTTTACGGCGTCATTCGAACGGCAGAAAGCATGTCTCCGGTTGCGGCACAACAAGTGGCAACGACGCTGATTGGCTTTATCGTGCTATATGTCTTCGTATTTGGCGCAGGCAGCTTTTATATTTTACGCTTGATTGCAAAGGGTCCACAGCCGTATGAAGACCCTGCTGATGATAACTTCTATGAGCACTCTATCACTGAAGGTCAAGGTCGCACGTTAAGCGGCGATAGCAATGCCAGTGAGAAAGTAGAAGATTTGGATCAGCCTGCCGATGACGTCGAAGATGGAGGATTACGCTAATGTTTAACTTTGGTGACGTATTAGATTTACCCCTCATCTGGGGCGGCTTAATTGCTTTAGCTGTCTTCGTTTATGTGTTACTTGATGGATTTGATTTGGGCTGCGGTATTTTATTCCCGTTTGCGGGTTCCGACAAAAATCGTAGCCGCATGATGAACTCTATCGCCCCTTTTTGGGATGGTAATGAGACATGGTTAGTATTGGGCGGTGGTGGTTTATTTGCCGCCTTCCCAGTCGCCTATGGCATTATTATGACAGGGCTTTATCTGCCGGTCACCTTTATGCTGTTCGGTTTGATTATGCGCGGCGTAGCATTTGAGTTCCGTTTTAAAGCAACCTCACATCGCTATGTATGGGATACTTTTTTCTTTATCGGCTCTGTGGTTGCTACCTTCTTCCAAGGGATTATGCTTGGCGCGTTGGTACAAGGACTTGAAGCAAGTAATCGTTTATATACCGGCGGCCCTTTTGATTGGCTCACGCCCTTCTCTGTGGTCTGTGGTATCGCTCTAATTATCGGTTACGCGCTGCTTGGCTCGACGTGGTTGATTATTAAGACTGAGCATAAGCTACAAGTTTGGGCGCGTAAAGTTTCTGGTTGGATGCTATCAGCATTGGTAGTCGCAATGATTGTCGTGACTGCCTTTATGTATTTCTCAGACATTGATGCGCTTGAAGGTTGGTTTAGTTTCCCAGGGTTATTGTACCTTGCACCGATGCCGATTATCGTCTTGGCGTTATTTTTCTTTATGCGTAAAGACTTGACCTCAGAGCGTGAATATCGTCCGTTCTTATTGACCGTCGTGCTATTTTTGATGGGTTATATCGGTGTTTGTTTTGCGATTTTCCCTTACATCGTGCCGTATCAAATGACCATTTATGAGGCAGCAGCAGCAGATACTTCATTATCATTTATGCTTATTGGTGCTGGCATTATGCTACCCATTATTTTGAGCTATACCGCGTTTGCCTATTATACGTTTAAAGGTAAAACTGGTCACGAGCACATGTATTAATAGCTATTAAGCAGTATTCTATATTCTAAGTTTTCAGGAGAACACTGTTTAGGAGAATATCATGAAAAATCTTAG
The window above is part of the Psychrobacter cryohalolentis K5 genome. Proteins encoded here:
- the cydB gene encoding cytochrome d ubiquinol oxidase subunit II → MFNFGDVLDLPLIWGGLIALAVFVYVLLDGFDLGCGILFPFAGSDKNRSRMMNSIAPFWDGNETWLVLGGGGLFAAFPVAYGIIMTGLYLPVTFMLFGLIMRGVAFEFRFKATSHRYVWDTFFFIGSVVATFFQGIMLGALVQGLEASNRLYTGGPFDWLTPFSVVCGIALIIGYALLGSTWLIIKTEHKLQVWARKVSGWMLSALVVAMIVVTAFMYFSDIDALEGWFSFPGLLYLAPMPIIVLALFFFMRKDLTSEREYRPFLLTVVLFLMGYIGVCFAIFPYIVPYQMTIYEAAAADTSLSFMLIGAGIMLPIILSYTAFAYYTFKGKTGHEHMY